One segment of Anatilimnocola aggregata DNA contains the following:
- a CDS encoding FtsK/SpoIIIE domain-containing protein produces MTAWRGAGQIGQKEEAAAIESTFAVTIARITTEQQQQLITRLAQLVAERAREEVQIHERHQTRLAAIFQRYEQQRNQLIAQFENRHATRIGDFRSERDSLLLKYETAGQKVLVEEDRFQQKERAQHTEAIEDARNLLQHRRDQIQASFKEAEVIPKVELGRFKQQADQVEVQITAIVNDAQAVVRRRCAWPEQFPPLPTVPENLPKHSYFERIAGSLSYAGSKSYELKQERVAKFLEDGWPFLIFLFSLVLFLAIVLGLWLWSIITGTALVASLAVAIILPIVLSIGTLQVLKPIARRHAERLTGEFQLAISEARSFVQAALRSAQAEAERQLRQLTERRDDNMEAAYAEWERTHEAEISRNRKVTQQASVEYRGKRTSIEEQHEGSLLTIEQQAPPEIDRLEEDFQRQLVELSESFRHDRTAELQSFAQQWQDLAARWKQGLAHFEQVLGEMNEYCDDRFPSWDKLIADEKFQATATTAQPGSDLAALRFGRYTFDPAALPGGVPNSEEFKLPPSACEFPAVISYPQVPSLLLEAEGDGRDAAASVLRNVMLRMLTSLPPGKVRFTVIDPVGLGQNFSAFMHLADYDERLVASRIWTESAHITQRLSDLTEHMEKVIQKYLRNEFASIQEYNLQAGEVAEPYQILVIANFPANFSEEAARRLVSIAASGSRCGVYTLISTDRRLKLPPNFDLADLEGMAATLVWDEATKTFRWKQPDLNPLPLLMEQPPDDEHLTQMIRTIGAQAKANARVEVPFGSALPPFADWWSRDSREEIEVPLGRAGAKKMQSMRLGRGTSQHVLIAGKTGSGKSTLLNALITNLAIHYSPNELQFYLIDFKKGVEFKAYAAQRLPHARVIAIESEREFGMSVLERLDQELRHRGDLFRKHTVQDLRGYRNANPTAVMPRILLVIDEFQEFFTSDDKISHNASLLLDRLVRQGRAFGIHVLLGSQTLAGAYSLARSTLGQMAVRIALQCSESDAHLILSEDNSAARLLNRPGEAIYNDANGLLEGNHPFQVVWLSDHEREGYLKQLHALAEERNVSAGSLTVFEGNEAADPRENRQLVELLQNPASAVAASGPRAWLGAAVAIKDPTDVAFRRQAGANLLVVGQQEELSLGVMANSVIALAAALPAQAPETRTPSFYILDGTRPDSPEAGFWERLVRQLDLSASVVNVRDSDVVIKKLAEEVERRMAAGDQISPPLFLVVYDLARFRKLKKSDDFSFNDDEGGGSIDKQFINLLREGPAVGVHTLIWSDNCTNVTRWLDRNTLRDLEYRVLFQMSASDSSHLMDSPAASKLGPHLALFHSEEQGMAEKFRPYGLPTSEWLAEVKRLRTS; encoded by the coding sequence ATGACCGCGTGGCGCGGGGCGGGGCAAATCGGCCAGAAGGAAGAGGCTGCAGCAATAGAAAGTACTTTCGCTGTGACTATCGCCCGCATCACGACCGAACAGCAGCAGCAATTGATCACCCGCCTGGCGCAATTAGTGGCCGAGCGCGCGCGCGAAGAAGTGCAGATTCACGAGCGGCATCAGACTCGGCTGGCAGCCATTTTTCAGCGGTACGAACAGCAGCGGAATCAGTTGATTGCGCAGTTCGAGAACCGGCACGCAACGCGAATTGGTGATTTCAGATCGGAGCGAGATTCGCTCCTGCTGAAGTATGAGACCGCGGGACAAAAAGTCCTAGTCGAGGAAGATCGCTTTCAACAAAAAGAGAGGGCGCAGCACACCGAGGCGATCGAAGATGCTCGCAACTTGCTGCAGCATCGGCGCGACCAGATCCAGGCGAGCTTTAAAGAAGCCGAGGTCATTCCCAAGGTGGAGTTGGGCCGCTTCAAGCAGCAGGCCGATCAGGTGGAAGTGCAGATCACGGCCATCGTGAACGATGCCCAAGCCGTCGTGCGACGCCGCTGTGCATGGCCCGAACAGTTTCCGCCCCTGCCCACGGTTCCCGAGAATTTGCCGAAGCATTCGTACTTCGAACGGATTGCGGGGAGCTTGTCGTACGCGGGGAGCAAGTCGTACGAACTGAAGCAGGAGCGGGTCGCGAAGTTTTTGGAAGATGGCTGGCCGTTCCTGATCTTCCTGTTTTCACTCGTGCTGTTTCTGGCGATCGTGCTCGGGCTGTGGCTGTGGTCGATCATCACCGGTACTGCGCTGGTGGCGTCGTTAGCGGTGGCGATCATCCTGCCGATCGTGCTGTCGATTGGCACGCTGCAGGTGCTCAAGCCGATTGCCCGGCGACATGCCGAGCGCTTGACGGGCGAATTTCAACTGGCGATTTCCGAAGCCCGGTCGTTCGTGCAAGCAGCGCTCCGTTCGGCCCAGGCAGAAGCCGAGCGTCAACTGCGGCAGTTGACCGAGCGGCGGGACGACAACATGGAAGCGGCCTATGCCGAGTGGGAACGAACGCACGAAGCGGAAATTTCTCGCAATCGCAAAGTCACGCAGCAGGCGTCGGTCGAGTATCGGGGCAAGCGGACTTCGATTGAGGAACAGCACGAAGGGAGCCTGCTCACTATCGAGCAGCAGGCTCCGCCGGAGATCGACCGGCTGGAGGAAGATTTCCAGCGGCAGCTTGTCGAACTGAGCGAATCGTTTCGGCATGATCGGACGGCTGAGTTGCAATCGTTCGCCCAACAGTGGCAAGATCTGGCTGCGCGCTGGAAACAAGGGTTGGCTCATTTCGAACAAGTCCTGGGCGAAATGAATGAGTATTGCGACGACCGCTTTCCCAGTTGGGACAAGCTGATCGCCGACGAGAAGTTCCAGGCGACCGCGACCACGGCTCAGCCCGGCAGCGATCTCGCTGCCCTGCGATTCGGCCGCTATACCTTCGATCCCGCCGCGCTCCCCGGCGGCGTGCCCAACAGCGAAGAGTTCAAGCTGCCCCCTTCGGCCTGCGAGTTTCCCGCCGTCATTTCTTACCCGCAGGTTCCGTCGCTGCTGCTCGAAGCCGAAGGAGACGGCCGCGATGCAGCGGCTAGTGTGCTGCGAAATGTGATGCTGCGAATGCTGACGTCGTTGCCGCCGGGCAAGGTCCGGTTCACGGTCATCGATCCGGTCGGGCTCGGGCAAAATTTCTCGGCCTTCATGCACCTGGCCGATTACGACGAACGGCTGGTGGCCAGTCGCATCTGGACCGAAAGCGCACACATCACGCAGCGGCTCTCTGACCTGACCGAGCACATGGAGAAGGTGATTCAGAAGTATCTGCGCAACGAGTTCGCTTCGATCCAGGAGTACAACCTGCAAGCGGGCGAAGTTGCGGAACCGTATCAGATTCTGGTCATTGCCAATTTCCCCGCCAATTTTTCCGAAGAAGCAGCCCGGCGTCTCGTCAGCATCGCGGCCAGCGGTTCGCGCTGCGGCGTCTATACGCTCATCAGCACCGATCGCCGCCTGAAGCTGCCGCCGAATTTCGACTTGGCTGATCTGGAAGGGATGGCCGCCACGCTGGTGTGGGACGAAGCGACCAAGACGTTCCGCTGGAAACAGCCTGACTTGAACCCGCTGCCATTGCTGATGGAGCAACCTCCGGACGACGAACACCTGACGCAGATGATTCGCACCATCGGTGCGCAAGCAAAAGCGAACGCCCGGGTGGAGGTTCCCTTCGGATCGGCACTGCCGCCGTTTGCGGATTGGTGGTCGCGCGATAGCCGGGAAGAAATTGAAGTTCCGCTCGGTCGAGCAGGCGCGAAGAAGATGCAGTCGATGCGACTGGGGAGGGGAACTTCTCAGCATGTGCTAATTGCCGGTAAGACGGGTTCGGGAAAATCGACGCTGCTGAATGCCCTGATTACGAACCTGGCGATTCACTACTCGCCCAACGAGTTGCAGTTTTATTTGATCGACTTCAAGAAGGGGGTCGAATTCAAAGCGTATGCTGCCCAGCGACTGCCGCACGCTCGCGTCATCGCCATCGAGAGCGAGCGCGAGTTTGGCATGAGCGTGCTGGAACGGCTCGATCAGGAACTTAGGCACCGGGGCGATCTGTTCCGGAAGCATACGGTGCAGGATCTGCGCGGCTATCGGAACGCGAACCCGACGGCTGTCATGCCGCGGATTCTGCTCGTCATCGACGAATTTCAGGAGTTCTTCACTTCGGACGACAAGATCTCGCACAATGCCTCGCTGCTGCTCGACCGGCTGGTGCGCCAGGGCCGTGCGTTTGGTATTCACGTGCTGCTCGGCTCACAAACATTGGCCGGGGCCTATTCGCTGGCGCGAAGTACGCTGGGACAAATGGCCGTCCGTATCGCACTTCAGTGCAGCGAGTCCGATGCTCACTTAATCCTCAGCGAAGACAACAGTGCGGCCCGGCTCCTCAATCGCCCGGGTGAAGCGATCTATAACGATGCCAACGGTCTGCTCGAAGGAAATCATCCGTTCCAAGTCGTGTGGCTCTCGGACCACGAACGCGAAGGATATCTCAAGCAACTGCACGCACTGGCCGAAGAGCGGAACGTCTCGGCTGGATCGCTCACCGTGTTCGAAGGAAACGAAGCTGCAGACCCGCGCGAGAATCGTCAGCTAGTGGAGTTGCTCCAAAATCCTGCTTCTGCTGTCGCCGCTTCGGGCCCGCGCGCTTGGCTGGGGGCTGCCGTAGCCATCAAAGACCCCACCGATGTTGCTTTCCGCCGGCAAGCGGGTGCAAATCTGCTCGTCGTTGGTCAGCAGGAGGAACTGTCGCTCGGCGTGATGGCGAATAGCGTGATCGCGCTGGCGGCTGCCTTGCCGGCGCAGGCACCTGAAACCAGAACGCCCTCGTTCTACATTCTCGATGGCACGCGTCCCGATTCACCTGAAGCGGGCTTTTGGGAGCGGCTCGTTCGCCAGTTGGATTTGTCGGCCAGCGTGGTGAATGTGCGCGACTCCGATGTTGTGATTAAGAAACTGGCCGAAGAAGTCGAGCGCCGCATGGCAGCGGGCGATCAGATCTCGCCGCCGCTGTTTCTCGTCGTCTACGATCTGGCTCGCTTCCGCAAATTAAAGAAGTCGGACGACTTCAGCTTCAACGACGACGAAGGGGGCGGCAGCATTGATAAACAGTTCATCAACCTGCTGCGCGAAGGCCCGGCGGTTGGCGTGCATACGCTCATCTGGAGCGACAACTGCACCAACGTCACGCGCTGGCTCGATCGCAACACGCTCCGCGATCTTGAGTATCGCGTCCTCTTCCAGATGAGCGCCAGCGATTCGAGCCATCTGATGGACAGCCCCGCGGCCAGCAAGCTTGGTCCGCATTTGGCGCTCTTCCATAGTGAAGAACAAGGGATGGCGGAAAAGTTCCGACCCTATGGTTTGCCGACGTCCGAATGGCTGGCCGAGGTGAAGCGGCTGCGCACTTCATA